The Plasmodium sp. gorilla clade G2 genome assembly, chromosome: 6 genome has a segment encoding these proteins:
- a CDS encoding pre-mRNA-splicing factor SLU7, putative: MNSKNATREEKKKELELNEARKAGKVEALKDEEGNDINPHMPQYIIKAPWYLNQTKPGLKHQRYKGSDKIKIEEERNKKLFLNNNKGQEFCKNCGSVAHKEKDCLERTRKKKVNFMKYDNEDFICVTQDLGYDGNRDRWVGYNVNNFDYIYKEYEKIVEEKKKRKAEDLKKQYEKKSIKKKKIHGNNKNDDNDDNNDNNDNDDNNNDDNDNNNDDNNDDDEKSSSESENLDESSNEDNKLKADTMDTQNSTINTINKNEKNRNIARNLRIREDTAKYLYNLSLNSAFYDPKSRSMREDPFANIRKHLNDDDNYYKGENYYNNTDDAIESKKLEVFAWESYKRGENVHFNAQPTQLELMYKEYLEKKKKIIKKKQEDILKTYKCQNFQEQQTNQEELLQSEVYTEYKPIEQVNNKNLKKNIKVPSKYEEDIYLFDHSSVFGSYYDKHTKKWGYKCCSSTNKYDKCFQT, from the exons atgaatagCAAAAATGCCACTCgagaagagaaaaaaaaggagTTAGAATTGAACGAGGCCAGGAAAGCTG gcAAGGTGGAAGCTttaaaagatgaagaagGAAATGATATAAACCCTCATATGccacaatatattattaaggCTCCATGGTACTTAAATCAAACAAAACCGG GACTGAAACATCAAAGGTATAAAGGAtctgataaaataaaaatagaagaaGAACGGAACAAAAAACTTTtcttaaataataacaagGGACAAGAATTTTGTAAGAACTGTGGAAGTGTAGCACACAAAGAAAAGGATTGTTTAGAAAGAactagaaaaaaaaaggttaattttatgaaatatgATAATGAAGATTTTATTTGTGTTACACAAGATTTAGGATATGATGGAAATAGAGATAGATGGGTTGGTTACAATGTGAATAATtttgattatatttataaagaatatgaaaaGATTGTtgaggagaaaaaaaaaagaaaagcaGAAGACTTAAAGAAACAATATGAGAAAaaatcaataaaaaaaaaaaaaattcatggcaataacaaaaatgatgataatgatgataataatgataataatgataatgatgataataataatgatgataatgataataataatgatgataataatgatgatgatgaaaaatcAAGCAGTGAAAGCGAAAATTTAGATGAATCATccaatgaagataataaacTGAAAGCTGATACTATGGACACCCAGAATTCTACAATTAAtacaattaataaaaatgaaaaaaatagaaacatAGCTAGAAATTTAAGAATAAGAGAAGATACagcaaaatatttatataatctaaGTTTAAATTCAGCTTTTTATGATCCAAAGAGTAGAAGTATGAGAGAAGATCCTTTTGCTAATATTAGAAAACATctaaatgatgatgataattattataaaggtgaaaattattataataatacagaTGATGCAATCGaatcaaaaaaattagaagTTTTTGCATGGGAAAGTTATAAAAGAGGAGAAAATGTACACTTTAATGCTCAACCAACTCAACTAGAATTAATgtataaagaatatttagaaaaaaaaaaaaaaattataaaaaaaaaacaagaagATATTCtgaaaacatataaatgtcAAAATTTTCAAGAACAACAAACGAATCAAGAAGAACTTCTACAATCAGAAGTATATACAGAATATAAACCAATCGAACaagtaaataataaaaatctgaaaaaaaatattaaagtaCCTAGTAAATATgaagaagatatatatttatttgatcaCTCATCAGTTTTTGGTAGCTATTATGATAAACATACCAAAAAATGGGGATATAAATGTTGTTCctcaacaaataaatatgataaatgttttcaaacataa
- a CDS encoding mitochondrial ribosomal protein L19 precursor, putative, which translates to MIKRYIRTKVITSLSKYKCYNINNDKTAKYWPNLDCIDKEEHNINKKTERDKKKTIPYYKNYMHDFYNRQLMHNLHLSEMNKMNKLRNFKMPKIHTGDLIEVKYELSRSQQTFAIFQGYCVEIRKKRLDSSFIVKNIFDGVGVEQLIPFYSPRILYVKIVKSLHNINEENMKKIYKINKPITRDYRYMWQYNFRGKYERPRGQHKPGIRSLEPKIRRRLAKLKKKYMRRRIESNLSSYIFGGIYAQYTRKRTRLVRAEIYRRMLIYALDEENRRKQKLQKRREKEKWGTFKINRNKGQNAFMSLPSNHPLSQK; encoded by the exons atg ATAAAACGATATATAAGAACCAAGGTAATTACAAGCTTGAgcaaatataaatgttataatataaataacgaTAAAACAGCCAAATATTGGCCTAACCTTGATTGTATTGATAAGGAggaacataatataaataaaaaaacagaacgagataaaaaaaaaactatacCATACTATAAAAACTATATGcatgatttttataatagACAATTAATGCATAACTTACATTTGTcagaaatgaataaaatgaataaattaagaaattttaaaatgCCCAAAATACATACTGGTGATTTAATTGAAGttaaatatgaattatcACGATCCCAGCAAACGTTTGCAATATTTCAAG gctACTGTGTGGAAATTCGCAAAAAAAGATTAGattcttcttttattgttaaaaatatttttgatgGTGTAGGTGTTGAACAGCTTATTCCGTTTTATTCACcaagaatattatatgtaaagaTTGTTAAAagtttacataatataaatgaagaaaatatgaaaaaaatatataaaattaataaaccAATTACAAGAGATTATAGATATATGTGGCAGTATAATTTTAGGGGGAAATATGAAAGACCCAGAGGACAACACAAACCAGGTATTCGATCCCTTGAACCGAAAATTAGAAGACGACTAgctaaattaaaaaagaagtaTATGAGAAGAAGAATTGAAAGTAATTTATCCTCTTATATTTTTGGTGGTATATATGCCCAGTATACTAGAAAAAGGACGAGGTTAGTAAGAGCAGAAATTTATAGAAGAATGCTTATATATGCAttagatgaagaaaatagaagaaaacaaaaattacaaaaaagaagagaaaaagaaaaatggggtacttttaaaattaataggAATAAAGGACAAAACGCATTTATGTCTTTACCTTCTAATCATCCGTTGAGTCAAAAATGa